The proteins below come from a single Streptomyces sp. B3I8 genomic window:
- a CDS encoding SulP family inorganic anion transporter — translation MPTPAPAPSPRPASARLPRRPSRPVWLSPTVFRTEALAGLVVGLALIPEAISFSVIAGVDPEVGLFAACTMAMVIAFVGGRPAMISAATGAVALVVAPVARQYGLGHLVATVILAGVFQIALGALGVAKLMRFVPRSVMVGFVNALGILLFTAQIPNLRDVPWPVYPLVAGGLALMLLFPRVTRAVPAPLVSIVALTVLTVAAGIAVPTVGDKGTLPSSLPVPGLPDVPFTTHTLTVIAPYAFAMALVGIMESMMTAKLVDDLTDTPSDKTREAVGQGIANIVTGVSGGMGGCGMIGQTMINVKNGARTRLSTFLAGFFLLILCLALGPVVSRIPMAALVAVMVLVSVGTFDWHSIKPATLRRMPVGETAVMVVTVIVVVSTGNLSIGVVVGSLTAMVVFARRVAHLTEVTSVTDPDGTQVVHTVTGQLFFASSNDLVTRFDYAGDPDKVVIDLTGTHVWDASSVAALDAIETKYAQRGKTVEIIGLNGPSARLHGRLSGELTASH, via the coding sequence TTGCCCACTCCCGCTCCCGCGCCCTCTCCCCGGCCCGCCTCCGCACGGCTGCCGCGCCGCCCCAGCCGTCCCGTGTGGCTGTCGCCGACCGTGTTCCGCACCGAGGCCCTGGCCGGCCTGGTGGTCGGGCTGGCCCTGATCCCGGAGGCGATCTCCTTCTCCGTGATCGCCGGCGTCGACCCCGAGGTCGGTCTGTTCGCCGCCTGCACCATGGCCATGGTGATCGCCTTCGTCGGCGGCCGGCCCGCGATGATCTCCGCCGCCACCGGCGCCGTCGCCCTGGTCGTGGCCCCCGTCGCCCGCCAGTACGGCCTCGGTCACCTGGTCGCCACCGTCATTCTCGCCGGCGTCTTCCAGATCGCGCTCGGCGCGCTGGGAGTGGCCAAGCTGATGCGGTTCGTTCCCCGCAGCGTGATGGTCGGCTTCGTCAACGCCCTGGGCATCCTGTTGTTCACCGCTCAGATCCCCAACCTGCGCGACGTCCCGTGGCCGGTCTACCCGCTCGTCGCCGGCGGACTGGCGCTGATGCTGCTCTTCCCCAGGGTGACCAGGGCGGTGCCCGCGCCGCTGGTGTCGATCGTCGCCCTGACCGTCCTCACCGTCGCCGCCGGGATCGCCGTGCCGACCGTGGGCGACAAGGGCACACTGCCGTCCTCGCTGCCGGTGCCCGGCCTCCCCGACGTGCCGTTCACCACGCACACCCTCACCGTCATCGCCCCCTACGCCTTCGCGATGGCGCTCGTGGGGATCATGGAGTCGATGATGACCGCCAAGCTGGTGGACGACCTCACGGACACCCCCTCCGACAAGACGCGCGAGGCGGTCGGCCAGGGCATCGCCAACATCGTCACCGGCGTCTCCGGCGGAATGGGCGGCTGCGGCATGATCGGCCAGACCATGATCAACGTGAAGAACGGGGCGCGCACCCGGCTGTCGACCTTCCTGGCCGGGTTCTTCCTGCTGATCCTGTGCCTCGCGCTCGGCCCCGTGGTCTCCCGGATCCCCATGGCCGCCCTGGTCGCCGTCATGGTGCTGGTCTCCGTCGGCACCTTCGACTGGCACTCGATCAAACCCGCCACGCTTCGGCGCATGCCGGTCGGCGAGACCGCCGTCATGGTGGTGACCGTCATCGTCGTCGTGTCGACCGGCAACCTGTCCATCGGCGTGGTCGTCGGCTCGCTGACCGCCATGGTGGTCTTCGCCCGTCGCGTCGCCCACCTCACCGAGGTCACCTCCGTCACCGACCCGGACGGCACCCAGGTCGTCCACACCGTCACCGGGCAGCTGTTCTTCGCCTCCTCCAACGACCTCGTCACCCGGTTCGACTACGCCGGAGATCCGGACAAGGTCGTCATCGACCTCACCGGCACCCATGTGTGGGACGCCTCCTCCGTCGCCGCCCTGGACGCCATCGAGACCAAATACGCCCAGCGCGGCAAGACTGTGGAGATCATCGGACTGAACGGCCCCAGTGCCCGCCTGCACGGCAGGCTCAGCGGCGAACTCACCGCGAGCCACTGA
- a CDS encoding ATP-binding protein: MESVTGGDGRLAPLGGTPERVAVTLEKEGMSIARARDLATAFLGRVRDELGLPLTARVVGDTQLVVSELVTNARKYAPGPVSLELRVTDNLLEVVVRDGDTELPVPRAADAGRIGQHGLEIVKAIARDFETRREPTGKRVTARIVLVDDALAPGTAHTPDT; encoded by the coding sequence ATGGAGTCGGTTACCGGCGGCGACGGCCGTCTTGCTCCGCTCGGCGGGACACCGGAACGGGTCGCGGTGACGCTGGAGAAGGAAGGCATGAGCATCGCCCGGGCCCGTGACCTCGCCACCGCGTTCCTCGGCCGGGTCCGCGACGAACTGGGGCTGCCCCTGACCGCGCGGGTCGTGGGCGACACCCAGCTCGTGGTGAGCGAACTGGTCACCAACGCCCGCAAGTACGCGCCCGGGCCCGTCTCGCTGGAACTGCGGGTCACGGACAACCTGCTGGAGGTCGTGGTGCGGGACGGCGACACGGAACTGCCGGTGCCCAGGGCCGCCGACGCCGGCCGGATCGGCCAGCACGGACTGGAGATCGTCAAGGCCATCGCCCGGGATTTCGAAACCCGGCGCGAACCCACCGGCAAACGCGTCACCGCCCGGATCGTGCTCGTCGACGACGCACTCGCCCCCGGCACCGCGCACACCCCCGACACCTGA
- a CDS encoding TetR/AcrR family transcriptional regulator yields the protein MTPAARRALAAAERLFYARGIHAVGVDLIAAEAGVTKKTLYDRFGSKEQLVVEYLAARDERWRVFLDGLLDAAPPEPRARVLAVFDASLAWTRSQESHAKGCGMVNAHAEISDASHPAYPVITGQKQWMLALFTRLARDVVQDGAGSWERAESLGQSLMLLHEGAFVAHGLRIFPDPFGRARAQAETLLAGAGEPAAPHGVGTPHA from the coding sequence ATGACGCCCGCCGCCCGGCGCGCCCTGGCGGCCGCCGAGAGGCTGTTCTACGCGCGCGGCATCCATGCCGTCGGTGTGGACCTGATCGCCGCCGAGGCCGGGGTGACGAAGAAGACGCTGTACGACCGGTTCGGCTCCAAGGAGCAGCTCGTCGTGGAGTACCTCGCCGCCCGTGACGAGCGCTGGCGGGTCTTTCTCGACGGGCTGCTCGACGCCGCGCCGCCGGAGCCCCGGGCGCGGGTGCTGGCCGTCTTCGACGCCTCGCTCGCCTGGACGCGGTCGCAGGAGTCCCATGCCAAGGGGTGCGGCATGGTCAACGCGCACGCCGAGATCAGCGACGCGTCCCATCCGGCCTATCCGGTCATCACCGGGCAGAAGCAGTGGATGCTCGCGCTGTTCACCCGCCTCGCGCGGGACGTCGTCCAGGACGGGGCGGGGTCCTGGGAGCGGGCCGAGTCACTGGGCCAAAGTCTCATGCTGCTGCACGAGGGGGCGTTCGTCGCCCACGGGCTGCGCATCTTCCCGGACCCGTTCGGCCGGGCCCGCGCACAGGCCGAGACCCTCCTGGCCGGCGCCGGGGAGCCCGCGGCGCCGCACGGGGTCGGCACCCCGCACGCATGA
- a CDS encoding sensor histidine kinase, with product MLWWSSAALVLAVLGTSVLVAGTGRGGRLPVAEVLVLAQVGALRWQTRAPLPVLAAHAATGLTVWALLPTVTLTGALLAAQVTLCVAAAVRPPRASARALVALWAVAPLALVTGGTADLVLCLLAPALAWTLGQWRRTQQERARADLRRALAEERERLAREVHDVVAHTLSVMVVQAGAADDVFTEQPAQARQALRAIETGARSALGELRSMLRAFRPDAEEEGPAATRDPGPRLARLAELADSVRATGTTVHVRHEGNLDGLPAAVDLAAYRIVQEALTNALRHAADADEVSVRVTAEGDCVRVTVTDNGRTAHGRVAMTGAGRGLVGMKERARLLGGTLSAGPRPGGGFEVAARLPVERVS from the coding sequence GTGCTGTGGTGGAGCTCGGCCGCCCTGGTGCTGGCCGTCCTCGGCACCTCGGTGCTCGTCGCCGGCACCGGACGAGGCGGGCGGCTCCCGGTCGCCGAGGTCCTGGTGCTCGCCCAGGTCGGCGCCCTGAGATGGCAGACCCGCGCCCCTCTCCCCGTCCTAGCCGCCCACGCGGCGACCGGACTCACCGTCTGGGCGCTGCTGCCCACGGTGACCCTGACCGGAGCGCTGCTCGCCGCACAGGTCACCCTGTGCGTCGCGGCGGCCGTCCGGCCGCCGCGCGCGTCCGCGCGGGCCCTCGTCGCGCTGTGGGCGGTGGCACCGCTCGCCCTGGTGACGGGCGGCACCGCGGACCTCGTGCTCTGCCTGCTGGCACCGGCCCTGGCCTGGACCCTCGGACAGTGGCGCAGGACCCAGCAGGAGCGGGCGCGGGCCGACCTGCGCCGGGCCCTGGCGGAGGAACGCGAACGCCTCGCGCGCGAGGTCCACGACGTGGTGGCGCACACCCTGTCGGTGATGGTCGTCCAGGCGGGCGCGGCGGACGACGTGTTCACCGAACAGCCCGCCCAGGCCCGTCAGGCGCTGCGGGCCATCGAGACGGGCGCCCGCTCCGCACTGGGTGAACTCCGCTCCATGCTGCGGGCGTTCCGGCCCGACGCGGAGGAGGAGGGGCCGGCCGCGACGCGAGACCCCGGACCCCGGCTCGCACGCCTGGCGGAACTGGCCGACTCGGTGCGCGCGACCGGGACGACCGTGCACGTGCGGCACGAGGGGAACCTCGACGGACTCCCGGCCGCGGTGGACCTGGCGGCATACCGGATCGTGCAGGAGGCGCTCACCAACGCGCTGCGCCACGCGGCCGACGCGGACGAGGTGAGCGTACGGGTGACGGCGGAGGGAGACTGCGTGCGCGTGACGGTGACCGACAACGGGCGGACCGCGCACGGCAGGGTCGCCATGACGGGTGCGGGGCGCGGACTCGTCGGGATGAAGGAGCGCGCGCGGCTGCTCGGGGGCACCCTGAGCGCAGGGCCCCGGCCCGGCGGCGGATTCGAGGTGGCGGCACGGCTGCCGGTGGAGCGGGTCTCATGA
- a CDS encoding LysR family transcriptional regulator, whose translation MDFSSTALRVLRQVAESGSFTAAAARLGYTQSAISRQAAALERGAGAVLFERHFDGVRLTPAGLTLLRHARTILACLDEAAQDLSGSAPRSEPVRLGIFPSGGATLLPPALTLLAATDPQVAVTTREGTTPSLIRSLRAGSLDLAVLTSRPPHRPSDGESPPLHVERIEDTELCVAAPTTGVFAGRTAVHAGELVDVPWIAAPSSGAEPSLGVWPGLPGRPRVVHTARDWLTKLRLVAAGFGVTTVPRGMGPALPPGVSLLRVDGAPPEIRRVLAARLPGPPSPAVVAVLRALAAA comes from the coding sequence ATGGACTTCTCCAGTACGGCGCTGCGGGTGCTGCGCCAGGTCGCCGAGTCGGGCAGCTTCACCGCGGCCGCCGCACGGCTCGGCTACACGCAGTCGGCGATCTCCCGGCAGGCCGCCGCCCTCGAACGCGGCGCGGGCGCGGTGTTGTTCGAGCGGCACTTCGACGGAGTGCGGCTCACCCCCGCCGGCCTGACCCTGCTGCGGCACGCCCGCACGATCCTGGCCTGCCTCGACGAGGCCGCACAGGACCTGTCGGGGTCCGCACCCCGGTCGGAACCGGTACGGCTGGGGATCTTCCCCAGCGGGGGAGCGACACTGCTGCCCCCGGCGCTGACCCTGCTCGCCGCGACCGATCCGCAGGTCGCCGTGACGACCCGGGAGGGCACCACGCCGAGCCTGATCCGGTCCCTGCGGGCCGGCTCGCTCGACCTGGCCGTGCTGACCTCCCGCCCGCCGCACCGGCCCTCGGACGGTGAGAGCCCTCCGCTGCATGTCGAACGTATCGAGGACACCGAACTGTGCGTGGCGGCACCCACCACCGGCGTCTTCGCCGGCCGCACGGCGGTGCACGCCGGGGAACTCGTCGACGTCCCCTGGATCGCCGCCCCCTCCTCCGGCGCCGAACCCTCGCTCGGGGTCTGGCCCGGTCTGCCGGGCCGCCCGCGTGTCGTCCACACCGCCCGCGACTGGCTGACGAAGCTCCGGCTGGTCGCCGCGGGTTTCGGCGTCACGACCGTCCCCCGCGGCATGGGGCCCGCGCTGCCGCCCGGCGTGAGCCTGCTGCGCGTCGACGGAGCACCACCCGAGATCCGCCGCGTCCTCGCGGCCCGCCTCCCGGGCCCGCCGTCCCCGGCCGTCGTCGCCGTCCTCCGCGCCCTCGCCGCGGCCTGA
- a CDS encoding alpha/beta fold hydrolase, whose translation MDIRRRNNVRITGAADGPVVLLAHGFGCDQNMWRLVEPALAERHRVVAFDYVGSGGSDLSAWDAERYSSLRGYARDVVEVCEELDLRRAVFVGHSVSAMVGVLAAEAAPERIGAMAMVTPSPCYVDDDGYRGGFTREDIDELLGSLESNYLGWSSAMAPVIMGNPERPELGQELTNSFCATDPDIARVFARTTFLSDSRDDLARVNVPTLVMECSEDVIAPREVGAYVHAAIPGSRLITLDATGHCPQLSAPEATARELLGFLRELQ comes from the coding sequence ATGGACATCCGTCGCAGGAACAACGTGAGGATCACCGGTGCCGCGGACGGGCCGGTGGTATTGCTGGCCCACGGCTTCGGCTGCGACCAGAACATGTGGCGGTTGGTGGAGCCCGCGCTGGCGGAGCGCCACCGCGTGGTGGCGTTCGACTACGTCGGCTCCGGCGGCTCGGACCTGTCGGCGTGGGACGCCGAGCGGTACTCCTCGCTGCGCGGCTACGCCCGCGACGTGGTGGAGGTCTGCGAGGAACTCGATCTGCGGCGCGCGGTCTTCGTCGGGCACTCCGTCAGCGCCATGGTCGGCGTGCTGGCCGCCGAGGCCGCGCCGGAGCGGATCGGGGCGATGGCGATGGTGACGCCCTCGCCCTGCTACGTCGACGACGACGGCTACCGGGGCGGCTTCACCCGCGAGGACATCGACGAACTCCTCGGCTCCCTGGAGTCCAACTACCTCGGCTGGTCCTCCGCGATGGCCCCGGTGATCATGGGCAACCCCGAGCGGCCGGAACTGGGACAGGAGCTGACCAACAGCTTCTGCGCCACCGACCCCGACATCGCCAGGGTCTTCGCCCGGACCACCTTCCTGTCGGACAGCCGGGACGACCTCGCCCGCGTGAACGTACCCACGCTGGTGATGGAGTGCTCCGAGGACGTCATCGCGCCGCGCGAGGTCGGCGCCTACGTGCACGCCGCGATTCCCGGCTCCCGGTTGATCACCCTGGACGCCACCGGGCACTGCCCGCAGCTCAGCGCCCCGGAGGCCACCGCGCGGGAGCTCCTCGGCTTCCTGCGGGAGCTGCAGTGA
- a CDS encoding DMT family transporter — protein MNVLLRTAFVLCWSSGFIGAKLGAGSAAAVTILMWRFLPLALVLGAVSLARGAWRGLTARDVARQSVIGLLSQSGYLLTVYHAIQLGVSSGTTALIDGVQPLVAGALAGPVLRQYVSRRQWLGLCLGLGGVVLVTTADAAARTGVPRWAYLVPFLGMLSLVAATFLEGRTRTPVAPDAAMTTHCLTSAVVFTALAAGTGAARPPAEPSFWAAIAWLVVLSTFGGYGLYWVLLRRTGVTGVNTLMFLMAPVTAVWGALMFAEPFGVRTAVGLCVALAAVGLVHRADGGTGGGRDRGTDGNRDGRRNENRDGRRDGRRTRTTARA, from the coding sequence GTGAACGTCCTGCTCCGGACCGCCTTCGTGCTCTGCTGGAGTTCGGGGTTCATCGGCGCCAAGCTCGGCGCGGGCAGCGCCGCCGCGGTCACGATCCTGATGTGGCGGTTCCTGCCCCTCGCCCTCGTCCTCGGCGCCGTCTCCCTCGCCCGCGGGGCGTGGCGGGGGCTCACCGCGAGGGACGTGGCCCGGCAGTCCGTGATCGGGCTCCTCTCGCAGAGCGGCTACCTGCTCACCGTCTACCACGCGATCCAGCTCGGGGTCTCCAGCGGCACCACCGCGCTGATCGACGGTGTCCAGCCCCTGGTCGCCGGGGCGCTCGCGGGACCCGTCCTGCGCCAGTACGTCTCGCGCCGGCAGTGGCTCGGTCTGTGCCTGGGGCTCGGCGGCGTCGTCCTCGTCACCACGGCCGACGCCGCGGCCCGCACCGGCGTCCCCCGCTGGGCCTACCTCGTACCGTTCCTCGGGATGCTGTCCCTGGTGGCCGCCACGTTCCTCGAAGGCCGCACCCGCACACCGGTCGCGCCCGATGCGGCGATGACCACGCACTGCCTCACCAGCGCCGTCGTCTTCACCGCGCTCGCCGCCGGCACCGGGGCCGCACGGCCACCGGCCGAGCCGTCGTTCTGGGCCGCGATCGCATGGCTGGTGGTGCTGTCCACCTTCGGCGGGTACGGGCTCTACTGGGTCCTGCTGCGGCGCACGGGAGTGACCGGGGTGAACACCCTCATGTTCCTGATGGCCCCCGTCACGGCCGTGTGGGGCGCCCTGATGTTCGCCGAACCGTTCGGCGTCCGCACGGCCGTCGGCCTCTGCGTCGCCCTCGCGGCGGTCGGCCTCGTCCACCGCGCGGACGGCGGCACGGGCGGAGGGAGGGACAGGGGTACGGACGGGAACCGGGACGGGAGGCGGAACGAGAACCGGGACGGGAGACGGGACGGGAGGCGGACACGGACGACGGCGCGGGCGTGA
- a CDS encoding PP2C family protein-serine/threonine phosphatase produces MSRTGGGPEPSRDGDRHHTHAAFSALLEDSAEELYESAPCGYLSTLMDGTIAKINTTLLNWLGLDREDVVGRRRFVDLLTVGGKLYHETHFAPLLRMQGELRGIALEMRTARGARLAVLVSSTVKFGSEGDPLLIRTSVFDASDRRAYEEELLRRRKEAEQARAEAEAAHRQAEADRQRLADALAVLQRSLLPETLPRLPGMETAVHYHTASPDRLGGDFYDLFPLGDGRWAFFLGDVCGKGPEAASLTSLTRHTLRTSAHHDSAPVAALTTLNTVLHERYSASGDPRFCTVVYGVLEPGGEGRPTTVQLASGGHPPALVLRADGGVDLLPTPGGLLVGVLPNAPVATTRTTLAPGDTLLLYTDGLTEARTGPTRASLYGEDALYAFLAARAPATAQELVTALTGLLKGFGEGLDDDAALLALGVPDTPVHPLPVSDPPR; encoded by the coding sequence ATGTCCCGCACGGGCGGAGGACCCGAGCCGTCCCGCGACGGAGATCGGCACCACACGCACGCGGCGTTCAGCGCGCTGCTGGAGGACAGCGCCGAGGAACTCTACGAGTCGGCTCCCTGCGGCTATCTGTCGACGCTGATGGACGGCACCATCGCCAAGATCAACACCACGCTGCTGAACTGGCTGGGCCTGGACCGCGAGGACGTCGTCGGCAGACGGCGCTTCGTCGATCTGCTCACCGTCGGCGGCAAGCTCTACCACGAGACGCACTTCGCGCCCCTGCTGCGCATGCAGGGCGAACTGCGGGGGATCGCCCTGGAGATGAGGACGGCCCGGGGTGCCCGGCTCGCCGTGCTCGTCTCCTCCACCGTCAAGTTCGGCAGCGAGGGCGATCCGCTGCTCATCCGCACCAGTGTCTTCGATGCCTCCGACCGGCGTGCCTACGAGGAGGAACTCCTGCGCCGCCGGAAGGAGGCCGAGCAGGCGCGGGCCGAGGCGGAGGCGGCCCACCGGCAGGCCGAGGCCGACCGGCAACGGCTGGCCGACGCGCTCGCCGTACTGCAACGGTCCCTGCTGCCCGAGACCCTCCCCCGGCTGCCCGGCATGGAGACGGCCGTCCACTACCACACGGCCTCTCCGGACCGGCTCGGCGGCGACTTCTACGACCTGTTCCCCCTCGGCGACGGCCGGTGGGCGTTCTTCCTCGGCGACGTGTGCGGCAAGGGCCCCGAAGCCGCCTCGCTGACCTCGCTGACCCGCCACACCCTGCGCACCTCCGCCCACCACGACTCCGCGCCGGTCGCCGCCCTGACCACCCTGAACACCGTCCTGCACGAGCGCTACTCGGCGAGCGGCGACCCCCGGTTCTGCACCGTCGTCTACGGCGTCCTCGAACCCGGCGGGGAGGGCCGGCCCACCACGGTCCAGCTCGCCTCCGGCGGCCACCCCCCGGCCCTCGTCCTGCGCGCCGATGGCGGTGTCGACCTGCTGCCCACCCCCGGTGGACTGCTCGTCGGCGTGCTGCCGAACGCCCCCGTCGCCACCACACGGACCACCCTCGCCCCCGGCGACACCCTCCTGCTGTACACCGACGGCCTCACCGAGGCGCGCACCGGACCCACCCGTGCCAGCTTGTACGGCGAGGACGCCCTGTACGCCTTCCTCGCCGCACGGGCGCCCGCCACCGCCCAGGAACTGGTCACCGCGCTCACCGGACTGCTCAAGGGCTTCGGCGAAGGCCTCGACGACGACGCGGCACTGCTGGCCCTGGGCGTCCCCGACACCCCCGTACACCCCCTCCCGGTATCGGACCCCCCGCGATGA
- a CDS encoding B12-binding domain-containing protein — protein sequence MSDPTTPAGLREELWRAVADGDEYTAVALVQDASARHVDGEMLLLEVIARVQERVGTEWAAGRLSVAREHAATAINERVVAVLAHRTSAATRPDTARGRVTVACVDGEWHAFPARLVAEVLRLRGWHVDYLGAQTPTPHLVAHLHHTNTDAVLLSGSIPTHLPAAHAAITACRSVGVPVLAGGRAFGPDGRHARALGADGWAPDARGAAAALEGGLSRPAPPAGRQAVDDLPHLADQEYTLIVRSRAQLVKQTLVDLEDAFPAVRDHGDAQRERTAEDLAHILDFLATALYMDDGAIFTDFLTWTAVILEARAVPARSLTVGLDLLAGRLRDFPRTQRLIREGTTALRGHTAPGAHA from the coding sequence GTGAGTGACCCGACCACGCCGGCCGGCCTGCGCGAGGAACTGTGGCGGGCTGTGGCCGACGGCGACGAGTACACCGCGGTCGCCCTCGTCCAGGACGCGTCGGCCCGGCACGTCGACGGGGAGATGCTGCTCCTGGAGGTGATCGCGCGGGTGCAGGAACGCGTCGGCACCGAGTGGGCCGCGGGCCGCCTCAGCGTCGCCCGGGAACACGCCGCCACCGCGATCAACGAACGCGTCGTCGCCGTCCTCGCCCACCGGACCTCCGCGGCGACGCGCCCGGACACCGCGCGTGGACGCGTGACCGTCGCTTGCGTCGACGGCGAGTGGCACGCCTTCCCCGCCCGGCTCGTGGCCGAGGTGCTGCGGCTGCGCGGCTGGCACGTCGACTACCTGGGCGCGCAGACCCCCACCCCGCACCTGGTCGCGCATCTGCACCACACCAACACCGACGCGGTGCTGCTGTCCGGGTCGATCCCCACCCACCTGCCGGCCGCCCACGCGGCCATCACCGCCTGCCGGTCCGTCGGCGTTCCCGTCCTCGCGGGCGGGCGCGCCTTCGGCCCCGACGGCCGGCACGCCCGGGCGCTCGGCGCCGACGGGTGGGCGCCGGACGCCCGGGGCGCGGCCGCCGCCCTGGAAGGAGGGCTCTCCCGGCCCGCCCCGCCGGCCGGCCGCCAGGCCGTGGACGACCTGCCGCACCTGGCCGACCAGGAGTACACCCTGATCGTCCGGTCCCGGGCCCAACTGGTCAAACAGACCCTGGTCGACCTCGAGGACGCCTTCCCCGCCGTCCGCGACCACGGCGACGCGCAGCGCGAGCGCACCGCCGAGGACCTCGCCCACATCCTCGACTTCCTCGCCACCGCCCTCTACATGGACGACGGCGCGATCTTCACCGACTTCCTCACCTGGACCGCGGTCATCCTCGAAGCCCGCGCCGTGCCCGCCCGGTCGTTGACCGTCGGCCTGGACCTCCTCGCCGGCCGGCTCCGTGACTTCCCCCGCACCCAGCGACTGATCCGTGAGGGCACCACGGCCCTGCGCGGCCACACCGCCCCCGGCGCCCACGCCTGA
- a CDS encoding SpoIIE family protein phosphatase, translated as MGGTWRHAPYPVLVVDRHGDLTGINEAARRCLPDAVRGDRLRDRVPSWLADAHHRLTEAPHLAGGAVPAGHLGGRLFEAHPTQSADGGVVWWLIDETDLRRTEAALDNARDRSEMLSQIASTLLSTLNVPRCMEVTASLAAQHLAEAAVLIAPPQGRRHQLTYAARGTTAVQVNRQVDTRGVPGLAEALQGYPPVPARRLNPDDIPDWLIPDGFVRPIGSVIVTPLPGHGVPAGALVLLRSGTETAFTEGEEVFARLFAARAGAALSAARLYAEQTAITSTLMRELLPPVLGSVHGVEYAGNYRAATDQERIGGDFYDVHPGADPSRETLVVLGDVAGKGLEAAVLTGKIRNTLQALLPLADDHQRVLGLLNGALLSSHQTRFATLVLASVRRRRDDDGVRLRLTSAGHLPPLLVRADGTVEEAPTRGTLVGALPEARARTVDTTLAPGEICLLYTDGITEARGGPLGDELFGEERLRRALAGCAGMPAEAVVAHVQMLAFQWLRSGGHDDMAVVAIGAVRTGPTPVAGAGKSREDR; from the coding sequence GTGGGCGGGACGTGGCGCCACGCCCCGTACCCCGTGCTGGTCGTCGACCGGCACGGGGACCTGACGGGGATCAACGAGGCCGCCCGGCGGTGTCTGCCGGACGCGGTCCGAGGCGACCGGCTGCGCGACCGCGTGCCCTCCTGGCTGGCCGACGCCCACCACCGTCTCACCGAGGCACCGCACTTGGCCGGTGGTGCCGTCCCGGCCGGGCACCTCGGCGGCCGGCTCTTCGAGGCGCACCCGACCCAGTCCGCCGACGGGGGAGTGGTCTGGTGGCTGATCGACGAGACCGACCTCCGGCGGACGGAGGCGGCGCTGGACAACGCCCGGGACCGGTCCGAGATGCTCTCGCAGATCGCCTCCACGCTGCTGTCGACGCTGAACGTGCCGCGCTGCATGGAGGTGACCGCCTCTCTGGCCGCCCAGCACCTGGCCGAGGCCGCCGTCCTGATCGCCCCGCCGCAGGGGCGCCGCCACCAGCTCACCTACGCGGCGCGGGGCACCACGGCCGTCCAGGTCAACCGGCAGGTCGACACCCGCGGCGTGCCGGGGCTGGCGGAAGCCCTGCAGGGCTACCCCCCGGTGCCCGCCCGCCGGCTCAACCCCGACGACATCCCGGACTGGCTCATACCCGACGGTTTCGTGAGGCCGATCGGCTCGGTGATCGTCACACCGCTGCCCGGCCACGGGGTACCCGCCGGAGCCCTGGTGCTGCTGCGCTCCGGCACCGAGACGGCGTTCACCGAGGGCGAGGAGGTCTTCGCCCGCCTGTTCGCCGCCCGGGCCGGTGCCGCGCTGTCCGCGGCCCGCCTCTACGCCGAGCAGACCGCCATCACCTCCACCCTCATGCGGGAACTGCTCCCGCCGGTGCTCGGCAGCGTCCACGGGGTGGAGTACGCCGGCAACTACCGTGCCGCCACGGACCAGGAACGCATCGGCGGCGACTTCTACGACGTCCACCCCGGCGCCGACCCCTCCCGGGAGACCCTCGTCGTCCTCGGGGACGTCGCGGGCAAGGGGCTGGAAGCGGCGGTGCTGACGGGCAAGATCCGCAACACCCTGCAGGCCCTGCTGCCGCTCGCCGACGACCACCAACGCGTCCTCGGCCTCCTCAACGGAGCGCTCCTGTCCTCCCACCAGACCCGCTTCGCCACCCTCGTCCTGGCCTCCGTGCGCCGCCGCCGCGACGACGACGGCGTGCGGCTGCGGCTGACCAGCGCAGGCCACCTGCCCCCGCTGCTCGTCCGCGCCGACGGCACGGTGGAGGAGGCGCCCACCCGTGGCACCCTCGTCGGCGCCCTGCCCGAGGCGCGGGCCCGCACCGTCGACACGACGCTCGCCCCGGGGGAGATCTGCCTGCTCTACACCGACGGCATCACCGAGGCCCGCGGCGGCCCGCTCGGCGACGAACTGTTCGGCGAGGAACGGCTGCGGCGGGCCCTGGCCGGATGCGCCGGCATGCCCGCGGAGGCCGTCGTGGCACACGTGCAGATGCTCGCCTTCCAGTGGCTGCGCTCCGGCGGCCACGACGACATGGCCGTCGTCGCCATCGGAGCGGTGCGCACCGGCCCGACGCCGGTCGCGGGAGCAGGGAAAAGCCGGGAGGACCGGTGA
- a CDS encoding STAS domain-containing protein → MLHRGQCLVLDLSGLEFCDSTGITALLAARRHTLAADAELVLTAVPPDLERVLAVVGLERVFTFRATAEDE, encoded by the coding sequence GTGCTGCACCGGGGGCAGTGCCTGGTCCTGGACCTGTCCGGCCTGGAATTCTGCGACTCCACCGGCATCACCGCACTCCTCGCCGCCCGCCGGCACACCCTGGCCGCCGACGCCGAACTCGTCCTGACCGCCGTACCGCCCGACCTCGAACGCGTTCTGGCCGTCGTGGGCCTCGAGCGGGTCTTCACCTTCCGCGCCACCGCCGAGGACGAGTGA